In Arcobacter sp. F155, one DNA window encodes the following:
- a CDS encoding type I secretion system permease/ATPase → MQEKPKLDESLNTLKDRRTVDSLLECLIFLSKYHKREASAESLKFNLPVHNKSLDLDMFIDAAKRIGLTSKVVEREITKLTKLALPAVLLLEKNRSCILLDYDEKKGVAKVILPGLSSGETEMTLEKLNSEYLGELVILKPEFNFNNRIEKEIEVESPKQWFWGTLFRNKSIYKQVILVSLFINLFILATPLFTMNVYDRVLPNNAIETMWALFIGISIVMLFDFVLKVLRSYFLGVASKRTDTIISNKIFNHVLNIKINSKPASTGQFVSRLQSFESVREFFTSATIAAFVDFPFVIIFVIVVFYIAGPLAYITIATVIISILVSWYMQRPLKEIIEKSVKEEQIKQTTMIETVTGLEIIKSVRAQNRMRTNWDHSVNKTVHYADKGHFLSQSITYFTAFISQFSNIAIVAGGVYLASEGDITMGAIIAAMILNGRVIAPVSQLVGLIIKFDKTMLSLSNLDEVMKMPVEKENKTYISRPILKGKIELKDVNFAYKEQNHQTLKNINLSIKAGEKVAILGKIGSGKSTLLKLIMNLYEPTTGSVLVDDLDTRQIDPVDLRRAIGCVPQEPFLFMGTIKDNITIGEQYVSDEELLKVSKVAGLNEFLGKHEAGFDLMVGERGEGLSGGERQSVTLARALISNPNIIMLDEPTNSMDKQTEQAFIRKIEKIIQDKTVVIVTHKTSLLHLVDRVIIVENGQIAFDGPKEEVFNKPRGTKK, encoded by the coding sequence TTGCAAGAAAAGCCTAAGTTAGACGAAAGTCTTAATACTCTAAAAGATAGAAGAACTGTCGATTCTCTTTTAGAGTGTTTAATATTCCTATCAAAATATCATAAAAGAGAAGCTTCTGCAGAGTCTTTAAAATTCAACTTACCAGTACATAATAAATCTTTAGATTTAGATATGTTTATCGATGCTGCAAAAAGAATTGGTCTTACAAGTAAGGTTGTTGAACGAGAGATTACAAAGCTTACTAAACTTGCTTTACCTGCTGTTCTTTTACTTGAAAAAAATAGATCATGTATTTTACTTGATTATGATGAAAAAAAAGGAGTAGCTAAAGTTATTCTTCCTGGACTTAGTTCTGGTGAAACAGAGATGACTTTAGAAAAATTAAACTCTGAATACCTTGGTGAATTAGTTATTTTAAAACCAGAGTTTAACTTCAATAATAGAATAGAAAAAGAGATAGAAGTAGAAAGTCCTAAACAATGGTTTTGGGGAACTCTATTTAGAAATAAAAGTATTTATAAACAAGTTATTTTAGTCTCTTTATTTATTAACTTATTTATTCTAGCAACCCCTTTATTTACGATGAATGTCTATGATAGGGTTTTACCAAATAATGCAATTGAGACTATGTGGGCATTATTTATTGGTATTAGTATTGTAATGCTTTTTGATTTTGTTTTAAAAGTCTTGCGTTCTTATTTTTTGGGTGTTGCAAGTAAAAGAACAGATACTATCATTTCAAATAAAATTTTTAATCATGTTCTAAATATAAAGATAAACTCAAAACCAGCTTCTACAGGTCAATTTGTAAGTAGATTACAATCCTTTGAAAGTGTTAGAGAGTTCTTTACTAGTGCAACAATTGCAGCTTTTGTTGACTTTCCTTTTGTTATTATATTTGTAATAGTTGTTTTTTATATCGCTGGACCTTTAGCATATATCACTATTGCTACAGTGATTATCTCTATTCTTGTTTCTTGGTATATGCAAAGACCTCTAAAAGAGATAATTGAAAAATCTGTAAAAGAAGAGCAAATAAAACAAACTACAATGATTGAAACAGTTACTGGTTTAGAAATCATTAAAAGTGTAAGAGCTCAAAATAGAATGAGAACAAATTGGGATCATTCAGTAAATAAAACGGTTCATTATGCGGATAAAGGGCATTTTTTATCTCAAAGTATTACTTATTTTACTGCTTTTATTTCACAGTTTTCAAATATTGCAATTGTTGCAGGAGGAGTTTATCTTGCAAGTGAGGGTGATATAACAATGGGTGCAATTATTGCAGCTATGATTCTAAATGGAAGAGTAATTGCTCCTGTTTCTCAATTAGTAGGGCTTATTATTAAGTTTGATAAAACAATGCTTTCATTAAGTAACTTAGATGAAGTTATGAAAATGCCAGTGGAAAAAGAGAATAAAACTTATATTAGTAGACCTATATTAAAAGGTAAAATTGAATTAAAAGATGTAAATTTTGCATACAAAGAGCAAAATCACCAAACTCTTAAAAATATAAACTTAAGTATAAAAGCCGGAGAAAAGGTTGCAATTTTAGGAAAAATTGGTTCTGGAAAGTCAACACTTCTTAAACTTATTATGAACCTTTATGAACCAACTACAGGTTCTGTTTTAGTTGATGATTTAGATACAAGGCAAATTGACCCTGTTGATTTAAGAAGAGCTATTGGGTGTGTACCTCAAGAACCTTTCTTATTTATGGGAACTATAAAAGATAATATAACAATTGGAGAACAATACGTATCTGATGAAGAACTTTTAAAAGTTTCAAAAGTTGCAGGGCTTAATGAGTTTTTAGGAAAACATGAAGCAGGATTTGATTTAATGGTTGGAGAAAGAGGTGAAGGCTTAAGTGGAGGTGAACGACAATCTGTTACTTTAGCAAGAGCCCTTATTTCAAATCCAAATATTATAATGCTTGATGAACCAACAAACTCAATGGATAAACAGACAGAGCAAGCATTTATTAGAAAAATAGAAAAAATTATTCAAGATAAAACAGTAGTAATAGTTACTCATAAGACATCATTACTTCATTTAGTGGATAGAGTTATTATTGTAGAAAATGGGCAAATTGCCTTTGATGGTCCTAAAGAGGAAGTTTTTAATAAACCAAGAGGTACAAAAAAATGA
- a CDS encoding HlyD family type I secretion periplasmic adaptor subunit produces MIKKWFNKLYGLDKNPDEDLEFVYSSYSNANETPSKVANLTFIFIISFFTLAILWAAFAEVDELARGNGKVIPSDKIQRVQSLDGGIISEILVKDGESVKKGTPLMKIDTTRFQATLEESKQEYISLLAVRQRLEAEASLDLTKPVPTLEFPKEVLEDKSGYDKLEQTLLSNRYEELKSSIDVLETQRGQKRQELREIKNTIKNLKKSFALIKEQRETIQKLVRRGVKSRYDLLNIEKEYTDVSSELETALLSVTRSELAIQEAKSRVDEKLNNFRAEASNTLQETVGMISRFEARLVGDKDKVAKTTISSPVDGIVKQLYFNTIGGVVQPGVDLVEIVPQSDILLVEAKIDPKDIAFINPSQKAIVKITAYDFSIYGGLDAKIVEISADSIVDKESKEGKSYYRVIVKTEKNYLERNGEKLPIIPGMVASVDIITGKKTILDFILKPILKVKQNALHER; encoded by the coding sequence ATGATAAAAAAGTGGTTTAATAAACTTTATGGACTTGATAAAAATCCTGATGAAGATTTAGAGTTTGTATATTCAAGTTATTCAAATGCAAATGAAACACCTAGCAAAGTAGCAAACTTAACTTTTATATTTATTATTTCTTTTTTTACATTAGCAATTCTTTGGGCAGCCTTTGCAGAAGTAGATGAACTAGCAAGGGGAAATGGAAAAGTTATTCCTTCTGATAAAATTCAAAGAGTACAATCCCTTGATGGTGGTATAATCTCTGAGATTTTGGTAAAAGATGGTGAGTCTGTAAAAAAAGGCACTCCTTTAATGAAGATTGATACAACAAGATTTCAAGCAACACTAGAAGAGAGTAAGCAAGAGTATATAAGTTTATTAGCTGTTAGACAAAGACTTGAAGCTGAGGCTTCTTTGGATTTAACAAAACCAGTTCCTACTTTAGAGTTTCCAAAGGAAGTATTAGAGGATAAATCAGGATATGATAAACTAGAACAAACACTTTTATCTAATAGATATGAAGAATTAAAATCTTCTATTGATGTTTTAGAAACTCAACGTGGACAAAAAAGACAAGAATTAAGAGAAATAAAAAATACTATTAAGAACTTGAAGAAAAGTTTTGCTCTTATAAAAGAACAAAGAGAAACTATTCAAAAACTTGTAAGAAGAGGTGTTAAGTCTAGGTATGACCTTTTAAATATAGAAAAAGAGTACACTGATGTAAGTTCTGAATTAGAAACAGCTTTATTATCTGTAACAAGGTCAGAACTAGCTATTCAAGAGGCAAAAAGTAGAGTAGATGAAAAGTTAAATAATTTTAGAGCAGAAGCTTCAAATACCTTACAAGAAACAGTGGGAATGATTAGTAGATTTGAAGCAAGATTAGTAGGAGATAAGGATAAGGTTGCCAAAACGACTATCTCTTCTCCTGTAGATGGAATAGTAAAGCAGTTATATTTTAATACAATAGGTGGAGTAGTTCAGCCTGGTGTTGATTTAGTTGAAATAGTTCCTCAAAGTGATATTTTATTAGTAGAAGCAAAGATTGACCCAAAAGATATTGCTTTTATTAACCCTAGCCAAAAGGCAATTGTAAAAATCACTGCTTATGATTTTTCTATTTATGGTGGATTAGATGCAAAAATTGTAGAGATCTCAGCGGATAGTATTGTAGATAAAGAATCAAAAGAAGGTAAAAGTTATTATAGAGTAATTGTTAAAACAGAAAAAAATTATTTGGAACGTAATGGTGAGAAATTGCCTATTATTCCAGGAATGGTTGCTTCTGTTGATATTATTACAGGAAAAAAGACAATACTTGACTTTATATTAAAACCAATATTAAAAGTAAAGCAAAATGCTTTACATGAAAGATAA
- a CDS encoding ankyrin repeat domain-containing protein, with protein sequence MNKYFFSLVFILVVFSGCATKNTASLVEKDLHYAVRVNDMMLLNELISEENIDKKDEYGYTPLHIAARFNHFDMAKVLVSKGAQINTQDNYFDTPLIDSVKKGHTFISELLICNGAKVNAKDEKGVSVYEYARQLNDNRTAKLLSSKNIQQRCIGKVITPKKPKATQFYNQISIDEYGVLTDNTPNICGDVHDEDVRRIQISFDSGESVVEANILGKRWCAQVEEKLLNGYYRVDAISVNSINEKGLTSEELEIKAINTLPALLKKEFEKDLTKWNASFDENTLVFRFNNPSLMFERGSNTLKQEYKSILSDFFPRYVDALAQYKNSIKKVYVEGHTSSSYSSVKSVEEKFKKNMVLSQERADAVLEYLKAILDSTVIENESFINNSFESRGKSSSELIVNSDGSENEELSRRVEFKIEIR encoded by the coding sequence ATGAATAAATATTTTTTTAGTTTAGTTTTTATACTAGTAGTTTTTTCAGGATGTGCAACTAAAAATACAGCTTCACTTGTTGAAAAAGATTTACACTATGCTGTTAGAGTAAATGATATGATGCTGTTAAATGAGTTAATTAGTGAAGAAAATATAGATAAAAAAGATGAGTATGGTTATACACCTTTACATATTGCAGCGAGATTTAACCACTTTGATATGGCAAAGGTTCTTGTATCAAAGGGTGCACAAATAAATACTCAAGATAACTATTTTGATACACCTTTAATTGACTCAGTTAAAAAAGGGCATACATTTATATCTGAACTTTTAATTTGTAATGGTGCAAAAGTAAATGCAAAAGATGAAAAAGGTGTTTCTGTTTATGAGTACGCAAGACAATTAAATGATAATAGAACAGCAAAACTACTTAGCTCTAAAAATATTCAGCAAAGATGTATTGGTAAAGTAATTACTCCTAAAAAGCCTAAAGCAACTCAGTTTTACAATCAGATTTCAATTGATGAATATGGTGTTTTAACTGACAATACTCCAAATATTTGTGGAGACGTACATGATGAAGATGTAAGAAGAATTCAAATTTCTTTTGATTCAGGAGAGAGTGTAGTTGAAGCAAATATTCTAGGTAAAAGATGGTGTGCACAAGTAGAAGAAAAGCTATTAAATGGTTATTATAGAGTAGATGCAATTTCTGTAAATTCAATAAATGAAAAGGGTCTTACTTCAGAAGAATTAGAGATAAAAGCAATTAATACTTTACCTGCACTTCTTAAAAAAGAGTTTGAAAAAGATTTAACAAAATGGAATGCTTCATTTGATGAAAATACTTTAGTATTTAGATTTAATAACCCTTCATTAATGTTTGAAAGAGGAAGTAACACTTTAAAGCAAGAGTATAAAAGTATCTTATCTGATTTCTTCCCTAGATATGTAGATGCCTTAGCTCAGTATAAAAACTCAATAAAGAAAGTTTATGTAGAAGGACATACTTCATCGTCATACAGTAGTGTTAAATCTGTAGAAGAGAAGTTTAAAAAGAATATGGTTTTATCTCAAGAAAGAGCAGATGCTGTTTTAGAATATTTAAAAGCTATATTAGATTCAACAGTAATTGAAAATGAAAGCTTTATAAATAACAGTTTTGAATCAAGAGGAAAATCATCAAGTGAATTAATAGTAAATAGTGATGGTTCTGAAAATGAAGAGTTATCAAGAAGAGTTGAGTTTAAAATAGAAATTAGATAA
- a CDS encoding sensor histidine kinase, whose protein sequence is MKQTSLEDFMELEEQNKELEKLVAIEVEKNRQKDEIIFQQNKLAAMGEMLENIAHQWRQPLMELSALFIPIEAKINFNKNINNDELLDSINKLNHITKYMSNTIDDFKNFFATNKEKTEFKLSDQINSSLGIIITGLRKNGIFVDIVIKKNPTVFGYKNEYTQVLINILNNAKDALIDRKIKEPKIIITLDSNNKNSILSVEDNAGGIQVKPIDNIFKPFFTYGKKEGTGIGLFMSKLIIEKNMNGKLLVSNEKAGASFKIISPLK, encoded by the coding sequence ATGAAGCAAACTAGTTTAGAAGATTTTATGGAGTTAGAAGAACAAAATAAAGAGTTAGAAAAACTAGTTGCTATCGAAGTTGAAAAAAATAGACAAAAAGATGAAATAATATTTCAACAAAATAAATTAGCAGCCATGGGTGAGATGTTAGAAAATATTGCTCACCAGTGGAGACAACCATTAATGGAACTATCTGCTTTATTTATTCCTATTGAAGCTAAAATCAATTTCAATAAAAATATAAATAATGATGAGTTGTTAGACTCAATAAATAAACTAAATCATATAACTAAGTATATGTCAAATACAATAGATGATTTTAAAAACTTTTTTGCTACAAATAAAGAAAAAACTGAGTTTAAACTCTCTGACCAGATAAATTCTTCTTTAGGAATTATTATTACAGGACTTCGTAAAAATGGGATATTTGTTGATATTGTCATCAAGAAAAACCCTACTGTTTTTGGCTATAAAAATGAGTATACGCAAGTTTTAATAAACATACTAAATAATGCAAAAGATGCATTAATTGATAGAAAAATAAAAGAGCCAAAAATTATAATAACTTTAGACTCAAATAACAAAAATTCTATTCTTAGTGTTGAAGATAATGCAGGTGGAATTCAAGTAAAACCAATTGATAATATCTTTAAGCCTTTTTTTACATATGGTAAGAAAGAAGGTACAGGAATAGGGCTTTTTATGTCAAAATTAATCATCGAAAAAAATATGAATGGTAAACTTCTTGTATCAAATGAAAAAGCTGGAGCAAGCTTTAAAATAATCTCACCACTAAAATAA